AACACCTTGGCATCAAAGACAGCATATTGCTTCTTGATTTGCATGCATGCCTTCTCAGAAAATGAGTCCACCTGATCCTCATGCATCTCATATAACACAGGCACAGTGTGAAGCAGCACAAAAGCTGTTTTACCAAAACCATCAATAACTCATAAACCTTTAcccaaaaaacaagaaaaaaaatgaactcaTAAAATCTGTTTTTTCAATACAAAAGTAAACATTCCATTACCTATGTAGAACAAGGCTAAGAAATTGCACCAGCTACCCACAATAGACAAAACCCACAAGCCAGCAATGACCTAATTAATCAAGATAGAATtccaaatcaaaatttcattttacaaTTAGCTATATATTGTCGCCTAAAAATTCACGAGAATTACAAAAGTATACAAACCCCATCAATTCATGCAAACCACAAGTACCTAAAATTATGCAAGCATAACTTACAGATAGGAACTTCTTCAGGTCCCTTCCAGAGGCAATGTCTCTCAGAATGGAAAAAGCCCTGTTAATCTCAATCCTAAGCGCAGCAGCCACTTGTAAAACAGGCTCCTCAGGGATATGAAATTCAGGGATGCGAGGAGGAGAcctaaataaaagattaatgcTAAGTGATTcatctaaacaaaaaatataacaacaaaACTGTTAAAAAAGACATCAACAGCTTACTTGTTGAGGAACAAGGTGGCGTTAGACCACAAAAAAAGCATGGCAAGTGCCACTATCAAGCAGTGGCAGACAAGCGTGAGAAGGTGGTATTCcatcaattcaaacaaaatccaTATAACAGTTGCAGTACCAAGTACTCCAGCTGATATCTTCTTGTTCCTCCACAAGAAAACATCCGCCGCTGTACAAAATGTACCAAATTCGATCTATtcttaaataaagataaagcaAAATAAATGAAGTAATTTTATCAACATTCAACATGGCCATTTACTTGAACTTTCAGCCACAACAATTGAATATTAACAAGAAatcttcaaccaaaaaaaattaataaataaagcaaaagaagGTTTTAGTGGGATTTCTTgtgaatgattaaaaaattaacttttttacaaCCAATCGCATCAACACCATTAACCatcaaaaagaggaaaaatccCAACCTTTTCAgctaaaacatattaatttcaTCAATCAACAGAAAAAACAAAGTTAATCTATAACTAACCAGATCTACGTAGATCTTTTACTAAAACATCAACTGAAAAAATTAAGTACCAAAATGAGAAATCACTggtaaaactaatttaaaaaattcaaataaaaaactttcAGAATAAACATACGTTTTCCACCACCGAGAACCTTGTGAACAGGCTTCTCTCTTCCAAAGAGACGAAAACCCTTGTCCTTCATGGACGGTGATGAAGCCGATTTCTTGTCATCGTCAGACTCCGACGACGACGATGAACTATCGTGGTCACGGATCTTTTCCGTTATCTTGTCCATCACCGATTCAACAGGCGATTCTTTGTGATGATGCTCAGCGTCAGCCATGGCTCGCCCTATCTGACTCACCGTTTTCGAATTCGAAACCTCAACtttcagaaatttaaaaaattactttccaACTCTTAACGAAATAATTCCTCAGTTTTCCTTCCCCCTCTCACAGTGTGTCCCGcgataaattataaatagaatTTGTAGGTGACGGATTTAATCTTCACCGTCAAACTGAATGTCTTTGATCTTGTCCGTTTATAGGTTCGGATCCGAGACTAGAGGCTTGGAGTAAGACATGATGAACAGAAACGAGTGGATGATTAACGACCGTTAGATTTCACAGGCGTCGTACTGAATTTTATTACGTTAGGCGTTGCAGACGTGTCGAAAGAAGCAgcattagatgattttgaatgcATGAGATGACCTGACATGTCTCAGCCTATGAGCTTTGGACAGGTTAAAGCACTAGAGCATtggattatttaatttgatttgtccCTCACGGCACTAATCGGTCATATCCTTCGTGCCTAAGATAAGATACGAGAATaaatgttgatgttgttgtaaatataattaaacaaaaataaaagagaattaaaatgaaagaagaattcAGAATTGAAGTGAAgaattgaaagaagagaaagagtttTTGGACAAACTCagatgattaaattataaaggGAGATGGGgaatttataatcaatattcaTTACTCAATGAACCTAAAACTTTGACTAAACCTCAATTACATTAAATGCATTTCCATAAcccttttaaaaaattctttcctGCTTTGGAAAATTCACCTAATATAACactctttattaatttttatcatatacagataattacattaattttgttaagataaaaactaaaataaaaaaacataattatttaatattttataaaataaagttaaacatatttgaattatctcattaaaaaccttattaagaaaatttagtATGATAAAAtctagtgaagaaaaaaaaagtacaatacacattttatctaatatgtaataaacttaaaaaatgtgtCTCATGATGAATGCTCTCTCTCTTTGTAGTCagattaattttgttgtttgttaaGCCGTCACATACCGatattatacactaacttttcaaatattgatgtcaATAATATCTTGGTAAATAAATCTGTAAGATTATCACTAAAtcgtatttgtttgacatcaatcttttgaTTCTGTTGGAGTTTCTGAGTGTAAAAAAACTTCAGTGAAATATGTTTGATTATACCTCTTTTAATGTATCTACATTTAATTTAGACAATATATATTGCATTATCTTCGTATAATATGAAAGAAGTGTctaaaaagaagataaaaaaatatttggtcTTGTAGTACGTTATCTTAATATCATTAGAGCTCTATTGTATTTAGTCCAATGCACTAGATCGAATATATTTTTCGTAGTAACTTTATTGGCCCAATTTAGTTCTGCACCATCTCGTCGCCACtagaatgaaatcaaacatttattttgttacctacgtagaattaaaaatttgaacttattcTATTTTGTCATACTCTAATTTGGTTGGATATGTAGATGctgattttttggttttaccCTCGTAAGGCTCATTAACAGACTAggtatatttttacttataataacacAACAATATTATGACGCTCCATCAAACAGACTTTGGTTATAACACTTCAaactattcaaaaattttaggcCAGTCAATAATGCATATAAATACGTTTTGTCATCCATTATATCCAGAATACATGCAGTTTTCCTCCTACAATACACATTtcttctatattatataaaaacaatacatcatgtattgcccaaattagagaTGGATACATTAAAAGAGACGCTCCATCAAACAGACTTTGGTTACAACACTTCAaactattcaaaaattttaggcCAGTCAATAATGCATATAAATACGTTTTGTCATCCATTATATCTAGAATACATGCAGTTTTCCTCCTACAATAGacattttttctatattatataaagataatacATCATGTATTGTCCAAATTAGAGATGGATACATTAAAGGAGACAGGACTAAACATATCTCGTCGAAGTTTTTTTATACTCATAAGCTCTAGCAGAGCCAAAAGATTGATGTTAAACAAATACAATATagtgataattttgtaaatttgtttaCCAAAACattaccgacatcaacatttaaaaaattagcgTATAACATCAGTATGTAGCTACTTAATaaacaactaaattaatttcaCTATAAAGAGAGAGAACATTCATCAACGAGAACATCCATCAAGAgggtcaaattttttaagtttatcatatattaaataaactgtgcactatattctttttttcttcactagATTTTGTCTCATTGTGTTTTTTATAAGGTTTTAATGAGGTTGTTCAAGTATGTTCAATCTTACTTTacatgatattaaataattatatttttttactttagtttttattctattaggtttttttcttaacaaagttaatagAATTATCTGTAAATAGTGAAAATCTAAAAGAGAATGTTATATAAGGTGAATTTTTCCACCACATAAAAGTATTGTTAAAAAAGTTGTGAAAATGCATTTAATGTAATTGAGAGTTAGTCAAATGGTTGGATTTATAAGGTGGTGGGTATTGATTATAAATATCCCCCCTCCCTTTGTAATTTAATCATccgaatatatataaaaacttttcCTCTCCTCTCAATTCTTCACTTCAATAATGTTACTTTCTCTCAATTCTTCTttcacttcaattttttttaatttttgtttaattatatttacactggtataattaatatttatattcatttgtatttaacaaaataaatatttatattcgtTTTTTCACGTATTGTTAAAGTGAAAAGTATTAAACCATTTCTTAACAAACCAAACACTATGTAcactttaaattaacaaaaatttaaaatactatttttagatttcaaatttacaGGAATGCTCTcttatttgttttcttccttCTAAATAGTTTTGTTGACTTACTTCTACATTGTTGACTCTTTACTTCCTTATAAACCTAACTTTCACCACTCTCTTACCTTGACGAGTCATTTCAATGGTCGTCTTCTTTCTCATCACTTTCTTCCTTCTAAATgtagaaagaagaaagtgaCCTTGACGAGTTACTTCCAACCTCACCACTTTCTTCCTTCTAAATAGTTTTGTTAACTTACTTCTACATTGTTGACTCTTTACTTCCAACCTCATAAACCTAACTTTCACCACTCTCTTACCTTGACGAGTCACTTCAATAGTCGTCTTCTTTCTCACACCCACCATCCCTTGTCCCTTTGTCACACGTTTGGTCAGATCTCATCACCACTATTTCGATCGATGAAATTTCTGCTGTCATCTCCACTTTATCCTGACAAATTATCCCACATTTCTAATCTCATAAGTCACCCTCTCTTTTACATTTACCATCTCTTATCTCTTTGCTCACAACTTTG
Above is a genomic segment from Mangifera indica cultivar Alphonso chromosome 3, CATAS_Mindica_2.1, whole genome shotgun sequence containing:
- the LOC123211207 gene encoding reticulon-like protein B2, which encodes MADAEHHHKESPVESVMDKITEKIRDHDSSSSSSESDDDKKSASSPSMKDKGFRLFGREKPVHKVLGGGKPADVFLWRNKKISAGVLGTATVIWILFELMEYHLLTLVCHCLIVALAMLFLWSNATLFLNKSPPRIPEFHIPEEPVLQVAAALRIEINRAFSILRDIASGRDLKKFLSVIAGLWVLSIVGSWCNFLALFYIAFVLLHTVPVLYEMHEDQVDSFSEKACMQIKKQYAVFDAKVLSKIPRGPLKDKKKV